Proteins co-encoded in one Plasmodium reichenowi strain SY57 chromosome 10, whole genome shotgun sequence genomic window:
- a CDS encoding hypothetical protein (conserved Plasmodium protein, unknown function), with protein MRKNIILVAYICFIYMRAKCEALKINNILNKSYFAIISNYNNNNNNNNNNIKHINHINHINGQGKHINKSSHNKGGILNNEILKKPAKENKKLKENVPKDIKEHVSEISKENKFLHFENNKKISINPLFQSLCKKVSVSETCLYNIQKFYSEVNYMNLKNKNPKDNKYFCGVLYGKYERDEFVKVEHVFFSMNRTEQGYDEKYLLHSEDRKRADQLAKMLNLEVVGFLYAYPDIGVDLNMSNKKQKHFIKLNKKMKTLNDEENEIFIPMGGKEVLLSIMLMWQIRRQSKIGEEKNGKAYAHMNKNKNNDSHNDDRNDGHNDGHNDGHNDGNNDGHNDGHNDGHNDGHNDGHNDGHNDGHNDGHNRDDTNFIEENSDQYNNGNIKKKKNETIKFKNVKKKNKTKQGKKNMNIKPFITLSIGMNKNNESIIVEAYEMNYDLLKLIKHDMVKDINKQNSILQFEKNDKDKEIKIKTFDSEIDIMNELYLKCKNNILIKKIEIKKIDILFCVNNIPIFSHKGNYNYFFPYPTNTNYYYILQTFNHMIKALHNKSDIVHIFRDFNFLFFLTNIFSIEHDLPYFCKAVKDVNNSVDIPDHYLHILQNLSNNANMFH; from the coding sequence aTGAGAAAAAACATAATACTTGTGgcatatatatgttttatttatatgagAGCGAAATGTGAAGCactaaaaataaataatatactaAATAAATCCTATTTTGCCATTATAAGCAactataataataataataataataataataataatattaaacatattaatCATATTAATCATATTAATGGTCAAGGGAAGCATATAAATAAGAGTAGTCATAATAAAGGAggtatattaaataatgagatattaaaaaagcCTGCAAAAGAGAATAAAAAGCTTAAGGAAAATGTTCCAAAAGATATAAAGGAACATGTCTCTGAAATttcaaaagaaaataaatttcttcattttgaaaataataaaaagatatcGATAAATCCTTTATTTCAATCACTTTGTAAAAAGGTAAGTGTTAGTGAAACgtgtttatataatatacaaaaattttATAGTGAAGTGAATTATATGAAtcttaaaaataagaatcctaaagataataaatatttttgtggAGTATTATATGGGAAATATGAAAGAGATGAATTTGTAAAAGTTGAGCATGTTTTCTTTTCAATGAATAGAACTGAACAAGGatatgatgaaaaatatCTTTTACATAGTGAAGATAGAAAAAGAGCAGATCAGCTAGCGAAAATGTTAAATTTGGAAGTTGTTGGATTTTTATATGCATATCCTGATATAGGAGTTGATTTAAATATGTctaataaaaaacaaaagcattttataaaattaaacaaaaaaatgaaaacattgaatgatgaagaaaatgaaatatttattccTATGGGTGGAAAAGAAGTTTTATTATCCATAATGTTAATGTGGCAAATAAGGAGGCAATCAAAAATAggagaagaaaaaaatggaaaagCATATGCacatatgaataaaaacaaaaataatgatagtCATAATGATGATCGTAATGATGGTCATAATGATGGTCATAATGATGGTCATAATGATGGTAATAATGATGGTCATAATGATGGTCATAATGATGGTCATAATGATGGTCATAATGATGGTCATAATGATGGTCATAATGATGGTCATAATGATGGTCATAATCGTGATGATACTAATTTCATTGAAGAGAACAGTGACCAGTATAATAATGGTAAcattaaaaagaaaaagaatgAGACGATAAAATTTAAGAAtgtaaaaaagaaaaataaaacaaaacaagggaaaaaaaatatgaatataaaacCATTTATTACTTTATCAATCGgtatgaataaaaataatgaatcTATAATTGTTGAAGCATATGAAATGAAttatgatttattaaaattaataaaacatGATATGgtaaaagatataaataaacaaaatagtatattacaatttgaaaaaaatgataaagataaagaaataaaaataaaaacttTTGATAGTGAAATAGATATTATGaatgaattatatttaaaatgtaaaaataatatacttataaaaaaaatagaaattaaaaaaatagatatCCTTTTTTGTGTAAACAATATACCTATATTTTCTCATAAAggtaattataattattttttcccATATCCAACCAatacaaattattattacatacTACAAACATTTAATCATATGATCAAAGcattacataataaaagtgATATTGTGCATATTTTTAGAgattttaattttttattttttttaacaaacATTTTTTCAATTGAACATGATCTTCCTTATTTTTGTAAGGCTGTTAAAGATGTCAATAATTCTGTAGATATACCAGACCATTATTTGCACATTTTACAAAATCTATCCAATAACGCAAACATGtttcattaa
- a CDS encoding hypothetical protein (conserved Plasmodium protein, unknown function): MNRPHTSISDDNMVVLEQEDEKIDKQKDIDKKKDKKNMSTNRKEYKKKKYIISNKILKHIDNIDKLKYVGINRIDEKQKKSYLKNIPGGRIKKLKKQTNDNNDERKKKRTNMKKKKKKINKIKVIKKRNIINEKQIVEEKEFNELNENSSDNTIIENQNIIKENIDNNITNNSKNNQINDVKEMNIVQKDSNQIEPFNKKNSLKEKNKTSKDHIINDHIINDHIINDHIKNKKKYENNLFDEIKEAIKDDVTKQNSLNNMNLQIKAEEQLILSNSDQNKIYIQSYKKENIYISHDKQKSNLLMNSSTELKNKNTHILQFKHAKSTHTSFLKTINNLTNEKKKKKAKKKKRKKIIKKKQHINNNVNNNNNNNNNNNNNNNNNNNNNNNNNNNEFFKNLNYVKDINFTNYIKKVNLKSKEKKFSDIFKKKKKKKKKNQHHMDISKCGNKNILEKKTKEYHPQLVRKGKSKTEKGEEQKKEQLDVVDKKSSDDKKCHYDKQSSDDKKSSDDKKSSDDKQSSDDKQSSDDKQSSDDKQSSDDKQSSDDKQSGDDTQIKVEKQTNVEKQTNVEKQTNGDKQSIADSNKIIEETYAGEKITIKKKTRFQLKSQIKNRNKDIKTKERHIKIKDAHEKKKKKKENVIIVPNEHNNVKKETNKINQNLFSDKSEHVHKNTQVMNEKRIQADEILKKYIQMREEDKYKNEDIHKYNKNHKTCYPFFEGDNNIVLLDIKEKKFNIDIINVFSSNKNLEDNCHDILFFFDSYVKKNKKEKMKNSINVIRPLKKLFKCEYFEMECIKLIIHIFDKIISKMKKEINMENITKCFERDDHSSSFISRIKKKQEIQKRMNEENNTIKNNITKNYNNYYYNDNKKNILYKTFLDNDILYNDDYEKQKIYSILFYNSAHTYAWNEYRVFQKLREWTDQNKLLMLREKMKQMEKNKENHTTHKRKMKNINNFITTTTTTNSNNSSNNSSNNNNDQMNCCHIYHSLTGNDNIYNNYSHYYNNEVSSYIPLKKINILTNKIMCTILNSCCIHDKQNIMGTYKEHAPSYNFPMTKQKHWNVTLNRELLLNDKASYPLRISEAVGTLISK, translated from the coding sequence ATGAATAGACCACATACATCGATCagtgatgataatatggTTGTACTAGAACAAGAAGATGAAAAAATCGATAAACAAAAAGACATAGACAAAAAGAAGGACAAGAAAAATATGTCAACAAATAGAAAGgaatataagaaaaagaaatatattatttccaacaaaatattgaagcatatagataatatagACAAATTAAAATACGTGGGAATTAATCGTATTGatgaaaaacaaaaaaaaagttatttgaaaaatataccAGGGGGTAGGATTAAAAAGctaaaaaaacaaacaaatgataataatgatgaaagaaagaaaaagagaacaaatatgaagaaaaaaaaaaaaaaaattaataaaataaaagttattaaaaaaagaaacataataaatgaGAAGCAAATTgtagaagaaaaagaattcaatgaattaaatgaaaacaGTTCTGATAATACGATAATTGAAAATCAAAATAtcataaaagaaaatattgataataatataactaATAATTCTAAGAATAATCAAATAAATGATGTAAAAGAAATGAATATCGTTCAAAAGGATAGTAATCAAATTGAACcttttaacaaaaaaaactccttaaaagaaaagaacAAAACATCAAAAgatcatattattaatgatcatattattaatgatcatattattaatgatcatataaagaataaaaaaaagtatgaaaataatttatttgatGAAATTAAAGAAGCAATAAAAGATGATGTTACTAAGCAAAATAGTCTTAACAATATGAACCTTCAAATAAAAGCTGAAGAACAATTAATTCTTTCAAATTCtgatcaaaataaaatttatattcaatcatataagaaagaaaacatatatatttctcaTGATAAACAGAAATCAAATTTATTAATGAACTCATCAAcagaattaaaaaataaaaatactCACATTTTACAATTTAAACATGCTAAAAGTACACACACTTCTTTTTTGaaaacaataaataatctcacaaatgagaaaaaaaaaaaaaaagccaaaaaaaaaaaaagaaagaaaataataaaaaaaaaacaacatataaataataatgtaaacaataataataataataacaataataataataataataacaataataataataataataataataataataataataatgaatttttcaaaaatcttaattatgtaaaagatataaactttacaaattatataaagaaagttaatttaaaatcgaaggaaaaaaaattcagtgatatattcaaaaagaaaaaaaaaaaaaaaaaaaaaaaccaaCATCATATGGATATTTCAAAATGTGGGAATAAAAATATCCTGGAGAAAAAGACAAAAGAGTATCATCCACAACTCGtaagaaaaggaaaaagtAAAACCGAAAAAGGagaagaacaaaaaaaggAACAGCTAGATGTTGTGGATAAAAAAAGTagtgatgataaaaaatgtCATTATGATAAACAAAGTagtgatgataaaaaaagtagtgatgataaaaaaagtaGTGATGATAAACAAAGTAGTGATGATAAACAAAGTAGTGATGATAAACAAAGTAGTGATGATAAACAAAGTAGTGATGATAAACAAAGTAGTGATGATAAACAAAGTGGTGATGATACACAAATCAAAGTGGAGAAACAAACCAATGTGGAGAAACAAACCAATGTGGAGAAACAAACCAATGGGGATAAACAAAGTATTGCAGattcaaataaaattatagaAGAAACATATGCCGGAGAAAAAATAACcataaagaaaaaaacacGATTCCAGCTGAAGTCTCAAATAAAGAACagaaataaagatataaaaacaaaagagagacatataaaaataaaagatgCCCACgagaagaaaaaaaaaaaaaaagagaatgTTATAATAGTACCTAATGAACACAATAATGTTAAAAAAGAgacaaataaaataaaccAAAATTTGTTCAGTGATAAATCAGAACATGTTCATAAGAACACTCAGGTGATGAATGAGAAAAGGATACAAGCTGATGAgatattaaagaaatatatacaaatgaGAGAAGAGGATAAgtataaaaatgaagatattcataaatataataaaaatcatAAGACATGTTATCCCTTTTTCGAaggtgataataatatagtattattagacataaaagaaaaaaaatttaatattgatataataaatgttttttcttcaaataaaaatttagaAGATAACTGTCATGacattttgtttttttttgattcttatgttaaaaaaaataaaaaagaaaaaatgaaaaacaGTATAAATGTTATAAGGCCactaaaaaaattatttaaatgtgaatattttgaaatggaatgtattaaattgattatacacatatttgataaaataattagtaaaatgaaaaaggagataaatatggaaaatataacaaaatgtTTTGAAAGAGATGATCATAGTAGTAGTTTTATATCTcgtataaaaaaaaaacaagaaaTACAAAAACGTATGAACgaagaaaataataccataaaaaataatattaccaaaaattataataattattattataatgataataagaaaaatatactttataaaacatttttagataatgatatattatataatgacgattatgaaaaacaaaaaatttacagtatattattttataattctGCTCATACTTATGCTTGGAATGAATATCGGGTTTTTCAAAAACTTCGAGAATGGACAGATCAGAATAAATTACTTATGTTAAgagaaaaaatgaaacaaatggaaaaaaataaagaaaacCATACAACacataaaagaaaaatgaagaatatcaataattttattactactactactactactaatagtaataatagtagtaataatagtagtaataataataatgatcaAATGAATTGTTgtcatatatatcattCTTTAACCggtaatgataatatttataataattattctcactattataataatgaagtTTCATCTTATATTCCCTTGAAAAAGATTAATATTCTAACAAACAAAATTATGTGTACTATATTAAACTCTTGTTGTATACAtgataaacaaaatattatggGTACTTACAAGGAGCATGCTCCTTCATACAACTTTCCTATGACTAAACAAAAACATTGGAATGTAACATTAAATCGGGAATTACTACTTAATGATAAAGCAAGCTACCCTTTGAGGATAAGTGAAGCAGTCGGTACTTTAATTtctaaataa